Proteins from one Camelina sativa cultivar DH55 chromosome 8, Cs, whole genome shotgun sequence genomic window:
- the LOC104708481 gene encoding uncharacterized protein LOC104708481, producing the protein MSRRSPKLELKLNLSPPTSSQRRMVRSPTRSATTSPTSPPSSCVSSEMNQDEPSVRYSTSPETTSMVLVGCPRCLMYVMLSEDDPKCPKCKSTVLLDFLHENASNANANAAASSGRKTRRN; encoded by the coding sequence ATGAGTCGAAGAAGTCCAAAGCTGGAACTGAAGCTGAATCTTTCGCCGCCTACGTCAAGCCAGAGGAGGATGGTTCGATCTCCAACCCGCTCTGCGACGACTTCACCGACATCACCGCCAAGCTCATGCGTCTCGTCGGAGATGAACCAGGATGAGCCGTCTGTGAGATACTCTACAAGTCCAGAGACAACCTCGATGGTTCTTGTCGGATGTCCTCGTTGTCTCATGTACGTGATGCTCTCAGAAGACGATCCTAAATGCCCTAAATGCAAAAGCACCGTTCTTCTTGATTTCCTCCACGAAAACGCttcaaacgcaaacgcaaacgctgCTGCTTCCTCTGGTCGCAAGACTCGAAGGAACTGA